Proteins encoded within one genomic window of Flavobacterium oreochromis:
- a CDS encoding endonuclease, producing the protein MKKNYWFIILISSFYGLAQIPAGYYDSATGTEATLKTQLFNIIKNHTDNGYAGLYTIYQTSDIDRFYENDGTIMDMYSENPTGVDPYNYSSGSAQRCGNYKGEGVCYNREHMIPQSFFNSLPPMVSDAHHITPTDGKVNGLRDNHPHGNVSVASTVTKNGGKLGSSAIPGYVGTVFEPINEFKGDIARIYFYFVTRYEDKISSFSFDVFDRNTFPGIKQNFLDMLISWHKNDPVSAFEIERNNAIYKAQNNRNPYIDHPEYVSKIWENQLASVSFDVQVAIALSPNPSNGELIKINSNLELDVIELYAVNGQLVQKIEQPTRVGEVYELKNLEKGFYLAKITTGAQSVIKKIIVQ; encoded by the coding sequence ATGAAAAAAAATTACTGGTTTATTATATTGATAAGTTCTTTTTATGGTTTAGCACAAATTCCAGCAGGCTATTATGATTCTGCTACAGGAACAGAGGCAACTCTAAAAACTCAATTATTTAATATAATTAAAAATCATACAGACAATGGTTATGCGGGTCTGTATACTATTTATCAAACATCGGATATTGATAGATTTTATGAGAATGATGGTACTATTATGGATATGTACTCAGAAAATCCGACAGGAGTAGATCCTTATAATTATAGTTCAGGTTCTGCACAAAGATGCGGAAATTATAAAGGAGAAGGTGTTTGTTATAATCGTGAACATATGATCCCACAATCTTTTTTTAATTCATTGCCACCAATGGTTTCTGATGCACATCATATCACTCCAACAGATGGTAAAGTCAATGGATTACGTGATAATCATCCTCACGGAAATGTATCTGTTGCTTCAACTGTCACAAAGAATGGAGGTAAATTAGGATCTAGTGCTATTCCAGGTTATGTAGGTACCGTTTTTGAACCTATTAATGAGTTTAAAGGTGATATAGCTCGAATTTATTTTTACTTTGTTACTCGTTATGAAGATAAAATTTCGAGTTTTTCATTCGATGTTTTTGATAGAAATACGTTTCCAGGTATTAAGCAGAATTTTTTAGATATGCTTATTAGTTGGCACAAGAATGACCCAGTGAGTGCATTTGAAATAGAAAGAAATAATGCTATTTATAAAGCGCAAAATAATAGAAACCCTTATATAGATCATCCTGAATATGTATCAAAGATTTGGGAAAATCAATTAGCTTCTGTGAGCTTTGATGTACAAGTTGCAATCGCATTGTCTCCTAATCCTTCAAATGGAGAATTAATCAAAATTAATTCAAATCTTGAACTAGATGTAATTGAGTTGTATGCAGTAAATGGACAGTTAGTTCAAAAAATTGAACAGCCAACTAGAGTAGGGGAAGTATATGAATTAAAAAATCTTGAAAAAGGTTTTTATTTAGCAAAAATAACTACAGGAGCTCAATCTGTGATAAAGAAAATAATTGTACAATAA
- a CDS encoding endonuclease, producing MYNIIKGHTDNGYSGLWTTYQTSDRDKEYENDNSIIDVYSENPLGVDPYVYQYGTNQCGTYSTEGGCYNREHMIPQSVFNSVAPMVSDAHFIPPTDGKVNGMRSNYPHGMVAVASWTSKNGGKLGSSAVSGYTGTVFEPINEFKGDIARMYFYFATRYENTVAGYTTYEMFNGTSNQVFTKPFLDMLLQWHAQDPVSSREIARNNAIYARQGNRNPFIDNPNYVNIIWGGSVADTTAPTLPSNLISTGITSTGFTLSWTASTDNVGVTSYNVYQDGVLKISVTGTTATITGLIASTTYSFTVKAKDAAGNLSATSSALSITTATVTDTTAPSAPNTLSASNITTTGCTLSWAVSTDNVGVTAYDVYQGSTLKTSVTGTSVTITGLSASSTYSFAVKARDAVGNSSSSSPIVNVTTPAPLGTIYCVSTSNNTTDEKIGNVTLANLNNNSIGTNGYEDFSTLTALVSKNSTYTLSVKPIWSSTVYAEGYAAWIDYNKNGVFTDPGEQVANISPSSATTVTATFVVPATATLGTTKMRVSMRYNAVPTSCETLDYGQVEDYTVSITDPIVDTAAPTAPTSLTSSNLTSTSCSLSWIGSTDNLGVAGYDVYQGSILKTSVVGTTVSITGLTASTTYSFTVKAKDASGNISDSSNVLTITTAGSTSAVTDLYFSEYLEGSSNNKALEITNRTGTSVNLSAYVIKKQTNGAGSWSTGLTLSGILVSNGKYVIVNSSIASSCYSTATANVATAAGEMAYNGNDAIGLFKNGILVDIIGTFNGGTADFSVDETIRRKSTAVVPSVTFNKLNDWDLYSLDTCSGLGNRVVKSSHDKKIINLFPNPTKGNFEITFEDLSQKYTIEIYTTLGQKVREINEITSGIVSVNDLSKGIYLVKINQNEDSIVKQIVVE from the coding sequence TTGTATAACATTATTAAAGGTCATACAGATAATGGTTATTCAGGACTTTGGACTACTTATCAAACTTCTGATAGAGATAAGGAATACGAAAATGATAATTCTATTATTGATGTTTATTCTGAAAATCCTTTAGGTGTAGATCCCTATGTATATCAGTATGGAACAAATCAATGCGGCACTTATTCGACAGAAGGAGGATGTTACAATCGTGAACATATGATTCCTCAATCCGTTTTTAATAGTGTAGCACCTATGGTATCAGATGCTCATTTTATACCACCTACTGATGGTAAAGTAAATGGTATGCGATCTAATTATCCACATGGAATGGTAGCAGTAGCTAGTTGGACTTCAAAAAATGGAGGTAAATTAGGTTCAAGTGCTGTTTCAGGATATACAGGCACCGTTTTTGAACCAATTAATGAATTTAAAGGAGACATTGCTCGTATGTATTTTTATTTTGCTACTCGTTATGAAAATACAGTAGCAGGGTATACAACTTATGAGATGTTTAACGGAACCTCTAATCAGGTTTTTACAAAACCTTTTTTAGATATGTTATTACAATGGCATGCACAGGATCCTGTTAGCTCTAGAGAAATTGCTAGAAATAACGCCATTTATGCTCGTCAAGGAAATAGAAACCCTTTTATTGATAATCCTAATTATGTAAATATTATCTGGGGAGGTTCTGTTGCAGATACAACAGCTCCTACATTACCTTCTAATTTAATTTCTACAGGAATTACATCAACAGGTTTTACATTATCATGGACAGCCTCTACTGATAATGTTGGAGTTACTAGTTATAATGTGTATCAAGATGGAGTTTTAAAAATTTCAGTGACAGGAACTACTGCTACAATTACTGGTTTAATAGCTTCTACCACTTATTCATTTACCGTAAAAGCAAAAGATGCAGCAGGTAATTTATCAGCTACAAGTTCAGCCTTGAGTATTACAACAGCTACCGTAACTGATACAACAGCTCCTTCAGCTCCTAATACTTTAAGTGCTTCAAATATTACTACTACAGGTTGTACTTTATCATGGGCAGTTTCTACTGATAATGTGGGGGTTACAGCATATGATGTATACCAAGGTTCTACATTAAAAACTTCTGTTACGGGAACTTCTGTTACAATTACTGGTTTATCAGCATCTTCTACTTATTCATTTGCAGTAAAAGCAAGAGATGCGGTAGGAAATAGCTCTTCATCAAGTCCTATAGTTAATGTTACTACTCCGGCTCCTTTAGGAACAATTTATTGTGTTTCTACTAGTAATAACACAACGGATGAAAAAATTGGAAATGTAACATTAGCAAATCTTAATAATAATTCAATAGGAACTAATGGTTATGAAGATTTTAGTACGTTAACCGCTTTAGTTTCTAAAAATAGTACTTATACTTTATCAGTTAAACCAATATGGTCTTCAACGGTTTATGCAGAAGGATATGCAGCTTGGATTGATTATAATAAAAATGGAGTATTTACGGATCCAGGAGAGCAAGTGGCAAATATTAGTCCTTCTTCTGCAACAACCGTTACAGCTACATTTGTAGTGCCTGCAACAGCTACACTAGGTACAACAAAAATGCGTGTATCTATGCGTTATAATGCAGTGCCAACATCTTGTGAAACTTTAGATTATGGACAAGTAGAAGATTATACAGTCTCTATTACAGATCCTATTGTAGATACTGCCGCACCTACCGCACCTACTAGTTTAACTTCATCAAATTTAACTAGTACAAGTTGTTCTTTATCATGGATAGGATCAACAGATAATCTAGGTGTCGCAGGATATGATGTATATCAAGGATCAATATTAAAGACTTCTGTAGTAGGTACAACAGTTTCTATAACAGGTTTAACTGCTTCAACGACTTATTCATTTACCGTAAAAGCAAAAGATGCTTCTGGAAATATATCAGATTCAAGTAATGTTTTAACCATCACTACAGCTGGAAGTACAAGTGCCGTAACTGATTTATATTTTTCAGAATATTTAGAAGGATCTTCAAATAATAAAGCTCTAGAAATTACTAATAGAACAGGGACTTCTGTTAATTTATCTGCTTATGTTATAAAAAAACAAACGAATGGAGCTGGTTCTTGGAGTACAGGTTTAACCTTGTCAGGAATTTTAGTTAGTAATGGTAAGTATGTAATTGTTAATAGTTCTATTGCATCATCATGTTATTCTACAGCAACTGCAAATGTAGCAACTGCTGCAGGTGAAATGGCATATAATGGTAATGATGCTATTGGATTGTTTAAAAATGGTATATTAGTGGATATTATTGGAACATTTAATGGGGGTACAGCAGATTTTTCTGTAGATGAAACTATAAGAAGAAAATCTACAGCGGTTGTTCCTAGTGTTACTTTTAATAAGTTAAATGATTGGGATTTATATAGTTTAGATACTTGTTCTGGTTTAGGAAATAGAGTAGTAAAATCAAGCCACGATAAAAAAATAATTAATTTATTTCCAAATCCAACAAAAGGAAACTTTGAAATCACTTTTGAAGATTTATCACAAAAATATACTATTGAAATATATACTACTTTAGGTCAAAAAGTACGTGAAATTAATGAAATTACTTCGGGAATAGTTTCTGTTAATGATTTGTCTAAAGGAATTTATTTAGTAAAAATTAATCAAAATGAAGATTCTATAGTTAAACAAATAGTTGTAGAATAA
- a CDS encoding rhodanese-like domain-containing protein, translating into MNLTQEDWWAKLQQDNNAVVLDVRTADECMEGVIPNAINIDIYKGQGFIYQVEELDKSKNYYVYCKAGGRSAQACGIMNQMGFNVTYNLIGGFSEWDGPVDQLK; encoded by the coding sequence ATGAATTTAACACAAGAAGATTGGTGGGCTAAATTGCAACAAGACAATAATGCAGTAGTATTAGATGTGCGTACAGCAGATGAATGTATGGAAGGAGTTATTCCTAATGCTATTAATATTGATATTTACAAAGGTCAAGGATTTATTTATCAAGTAGAAGAACTGGATAAATCTAAAAATTATTACGTTTATTGTAAAGCAGGAGGACGTAGTGCTCAAGCATGTGGTATAATGAATCAGATGGGGTTTAATGTAACCTATAATCTGATTGGAGGCTTTTCAGAATGGGATGGACCAGTAGATCAGTTGAAATAA
- a CDS encoding LOG family protein, producing MMKEVFSNEDERIQDKLKQKTWNEIRSNDSWAIFKIMSEFVNGYEAMARIGPCVSIFGSARTKPDDKYYELAERIAYKITKAGYGVITGGGPGIMEAGNKGAHRGEGISVGLNIELPFEQHYNPYIDKDKNLNFDYFFVRKVMFVKYSQGFVVMPGGFGTLDELFEAITLIQTKKIGRFPIILVGTEFWSGLLDWIKNVMIDKQKNANPEDMNLIKIVDTEDEVVEALDNFYKKYNLSPNF from the coding sequence ATGATGAAAGAAGTATTTTCAAATGAAGACGAAAGAATCCAAGACAAACTAAAACAAAAAACTTGGAATGAGATACGCTCAAATGACTCTTGGGCTATTTTTAAAATTATGTCCGAATTCGTAAATGGTTACGAAGCAATGGCTCGTATAGGTCCTTGCGTATCTATTTTTGGGTCAGCAAGAACAAAACCAGATGACAAATATTATGAATTAGCAGAAAGAATTGCTTATAAAATTACTAAAGCTGGATATGGAGTTATTACAGGTGGAGGTCCTGGTATTATGGAAGCTGGTAACAAAGGTGCTCATCGTGGAGAAGGAATATCAGTAGGATTAAACATCGAACTTCCTTTTGAGCAACACTATAATCCATATATAGACAAAGACAAAAATTTAAATTTTGATTATTTCTTTGTTCGTAAAGTAATGTTTGTAAAATATTCTCAAGGTTTTGTTGTAATGCCTGGTGGTTTTGGAACATTAGATGAGCTTTTTGAGGCAATCACATTAATTCAGACTAAAAAAATAGGTCGTTTCCCTATCATCCTTGTTGGTACAGAATTCTGGAGCGGATTACTTGATTGGATTAAAAATGTAATGATTGACAAACAAAAAAATGCGAATCCTGAAGACATGAATTTAATCAAAATTGTAGATACTGAAGATGAGGTGGTAGAAGCTTTAGACAATTTCTATAAGAAATATAATTTATCTCCTAATTTTTAA
- a CDS encoding restriction endonuclease FokI C-terminal domain-containing protein, translating into MIIKDKIQQIQTIWDDYIKTNRTVIDTKGNELVNIDDARRLAIIELKKFIEDFQNGNSNIYEFKTNVDSYNKRNNLWGFTATKGQMFFNQLVKNNESNIESLTTLLKECISIPKTLENALSKIEVLEKHCSLIYNKAKDKRKVPNPGSVSYFLSYFWQIQDESKYPILYTSLINAYTELGLWKENENQVEAYRYFYALNEEIKDVLKTYTGKEKSNWDAEHAFWNFKGNPNKPISTSTKKENKPIMEVEIEKEKIIAINASFELSDYLIPKVAKLVELGSETDKSASSKGSAYEKLVAEIFKQLDFEVETLGQGSGRNPDAILRHREENTAFLVDAKAYSNGYSLGIDDRAIKEYINHYCPKLQKEGYKKIGFIIVSNSFKSNFDSFINEITWNTDIKRFILLSSEALLYLLAFKTKDRIPPATIIETLVSLGNPIEAKNIIEEFDDV; encoded by the coding sequence ATGATAATTAAAGATAAAATACAACAAATACAAACTATTTGGGATGATTATATAAAAACTAATCGTACTGTTATTGATACAAAGGGTAATGAGTTAGTTAATATTGATGATGCAAGACGTTTAGCTATTATAGAACTTAAAAAATTTATTGAAGATTTTCAAAATGGAAATTCTAATATTTATGAGTTTAAAACTAATGTAGATAGCTATAATAAAAGAAATAATCTTTGGGGGTTTACAGCTACAAAAGGGCAAATGTTTTTTAATCAGTTAGTAAAAAATAACGAATCGAATATTGAAAGTTTGACAACTCTTTTGAAAGAATGTATATCTATTCCAAAAACTTTAGAAAATGCATTGTCTAAAATAGAAGTATTAGAAAAACATTGTTCTTTAATTTACAATAAAGCGAAAGATAAAAGAAAAGTCCCAAATCCAGGCTCTGTATCTTATTTTCTATCCTATTTTTGGCAAATACAAGATGAAAGTAAATATCCAATTCTTTATACTTCTTTGATTAATGCTTATACAGAATTGGGGCTTTGGAAAGAAAACGAAAATCAAGTTGAAGCATACAGATATTTTTATGCTTTAAATGAGGAAATAAAAGATGTTCTAAAGACTTATACAGGTAAAGAAAAATCGAATTGGGATGCCGAACACGCTTTTTGGAATTTTAAAGGAAACCCAAATAAACCTATTTCTACATCAACTAAAAAGGAAAACAAACCTATTATGGAGGTAGAGATAGAAAAAGAAAAAATAATCGCTATAAATGCTTCTTTTGAGTTGTCAGATTATTTAATACCTAAAGTGGCAAAACTAGTTGAATTAGGAAGTGAAACTGATAAATCAGCATCTTCAAAAGGAAGTGCCTACGAAAAGTTGGTTGCTGAAATATTTAAACAATTAGATTTTGAAGTAGAAACTTTAGGACAAGGAAGCGGTAGAAATCCTGATGCAATATTAAGACATAGAGAAGAAAATACGGCTTTTCTTGTAGATGCTAAAGCCTATTCTAATGGCTACAGTTTAGGAATTGATGATAGAGCTATAAAAGAATACATAAACCATTATTGTCCAAAACTACAAAAAGAGGGTTATAAAAAAATTGGATTTATAATAGTTAGTAATTCGTTCAAATCTAACTTTGATAGTTTTATTAATGAAATTACTTGGAACACAGATATTAAAAGATTTATTCTATTATCATCAGAAGCCTTATTATATTTATTAGCTTTCAAAACAAAAGATAGAATTCCACCAGCTACAATAATTGAAACTTTAGTAAGTCTTGGAAATCCAATAGAAGCTAAAAATATAATTGAAGAATTTGATGATGTATAA